A genomic region of Gemmata massiliana contains the following coding sequences:
- the pgm gene encoding phosphoglucomutase (alpha-D-glucose-1,6-bisphosphate-dependent), whose protein sequence is MPISPLAGKPVPKELLVDVAALERAYYSHKPDPGDPNQRVAFGTSGHRGTPGNNTFTEAHILAISQAICDYRAAHGITGPLFMGKDTHALSAAAQRTALEVLAANGAETVIQRDNGVTPTPVISRAIIVHNRGRSTGLADGIVITPSHNPPEDGGFKYNPTNGGPADTDITKWVQDRANELLRGNNTGVKRVPPLSALTAATTRHEDFVRPYVDDLRNVIDMDAIRGAKLKLGVDPLGGAAGGYWAVINETYGLNIEVTNAAVDPTFSFMTADHDGKIRMDCSSPYAMARLVALKDKYRVAFANDPDSDRHGIVTPSAGLMNPNHYLAVAIRYLLTHRPGWRASAAIGKTLVSSALIDRVVYSLGRTLLEVPVGFKWFAPGLFDGSVGFGGEESAGASFLRKDGTVWSTDKDGPILCLLAAEITAVTGKDPGEHFAEIAAEFGMPSYTRIDAPATPEQKAKLSKLAPENVTASELAGDSITAKLTRAPGNDAPIGGLKVVSAGGWFAARPSGTENVYKVYAESFRGAEHLDRIVSEAQQIVTAALK, encoded by the coding sequence ATGCCGATCTCTCCGCTCGCCGGGAAACCGGTCCCGAAAGAACTGCTCGTCGACGTCGCCGCCCTGGAGCGGGCGTACTACTCCCACAAGCCCGACCCGGGCGACCCCAACCAGCGGGTCGCGTTCGGCACGAGCGGGCACCGCGGCACACCGGGCAACAACACGTTCACCGAGGCCCACATTCTCGCGATCTCGCAAGCCATTTGCGACTACCGCGCGGCCCACGGGATCACCGGCCCGCTGTTCATGGGCAAGGACACGCACGCACTCTCCGCCGCTGCTCAGCGCACGGCCCTGGAGGTGCTCGCGGCCAACGGCGCCGAGACCGTGATCCAGAGGGACAACGGCGTGACCCCGACGCCCGTCATCTCGCGCGCGATCATCGTTCATAACCGCGGGCGCTCGACGGGCCTCGCCGACGGGATCGTCATCACGCCCTCGCATAACCCGCCCGAGGACGGCGGGTTCAAGTACAACCCGACCAACGGTGGCCCGGCCGACACGGACATCACGAAGTGGGTCCAGGACCGCGCGAACGAACTGTTGCGCGGGAACAACACGGGTGTGAAGCGCGTCCCGCCGCTCTCGGCTCTCACCGCGGCGACCACGCGCCACGAGGACTTCGTCCGCCCGTATGTGGACGACCTCCGGAACGTGATCGACATGGATGCGATCCGCGGCGCGAAGCTGAAGCTCGGTGTGGACCCACTCGGCGGCGCGGCCGGCGGGTACTGGGCCGTCATCAACGAAACCTACGGGCTGAACATCGAAGTCACGAACGCGGCGGTCGATCCGACGTTCTCGTTCATGACCGCGGACCACGACGGGAAGATCCGGATGGACTGCTCCAGTCCCTACGCAATGGCCCGGCTCGTCGCGCTCAAGGACAAATACCGCGTCGCGTTCGCGAACGACCCGGACTCCGACCGGCACGGGATCGTCACCCCGTCCGCGGGGCTGATGAACCCGAACCATTACCTCGCGGTCGCGATCCGCTACCTGCTCACGCACCGCCCAGGCTGGCGCGCGAGCGCGGCCATCGGGAAGACGCTCGTCAGCAGCGCGCTGATCGACCGCGTGGTCTACTCGCTCGGCCGCACGTTGCTGGAAGTACCAGTCGGGTTCAAGTGGTTCGCGCCGGGTCTGTTCGACGGGTCCGTCGGCTTCGGAGGTGAAGAGAGCGCCGGCGCCAGTTTCCTGCGGAAAGACGGCACTGTGTGGTCCACAGACAAGGACGGTCCAATTCTGTGCCTGCTCGCGGCCGAAATCACAGCCGTAACCGGGAAAGACCCGGGCGAGCACTTCGCCGAAATCGCGGCCGAATTCGGGATGCCGAGTTACACCCGCATCGACGCCCCCGCAACCCCGGAACAGAAGGCGAAGCTCTCGAAACTCGCGCCCGAAAATGTGACCGCGTCGGAACTGGCCGGGGACTCGATCACCGCGAAATTGACCCGCGCCCCAGGGAACGATGCCCCGATTGGTGGACTGAAAGTAGTCTCCGCGGGTGGCTGGTTCGCCGCGCGGCCGTCAGGCACCGAGAACGTTTACAAGGTGTACGCCGAGAGCTTCCGCGGTGCTGAGCACCTCGACCGCATCGTCAGCGAAGCTCAACAGATCGTCACCGCAGCGCTCAAATAA